The Trichomycterus rosablanca isolate fTriRos1 chromosome 15, fTriRos1.hap1, whole genome shotgun sequence genome contains a region encoding:
- the LOC134328797 gene encoding histone H3-like: MSGRGKTGGKTRAKAKTRSSRAGLQFPVGRVHRLLRKGNYAHRVGAGAPVYLAAVLEYLTAEILELAGNAARDNKKSRIIPRHLQLAVRNDEELNRLLGGVTIAQGGVLPNIQAVLLPKKTEKAAKAKTKQTARKSTGGKAPRKQLATKAARKSAPATGGVKKPHRYRPGTVALREIRRYQKSTELLIRKLPFQRLVREIAQDFKTDLRFQSSAVMALQEASEAYLVGLFEDTNLCAIHAKRVTIMPKDIQLARRIRGERA; this comes from the exons ATGAGTGGTCGAGGAAAGACCGGTGGTAAGACTAGGGCTAAGGCCAAGACTCGCTCATCCCGTGCCGGCCTTCAGTTCCCCGTGGGCCGTGTTCACAGACTGCTACGTAAGGGTAATTACGCCCAccgtgtgggagctggtgctcctgtctacttggctgccgtgctggagtatctgaccgctgagatcctcgagttggctggtaacgccgccagagataacaagaagtctcgtatcatcccTCGTCATCTGCAGTTGGCCGTGCGTAACGACGAGGAGTTGAACAGACTGCTTGGAGGTGTAACCATCGCTCAGGGCGGTGTGCTGCCTAACATCCAGGCGGTTCTGTTGCCCAAGAAGACCGAGAAAGCAGCCAAGGCCAA AACCAAGCAGACCGCTCGTAAATCCACCGGTGGTAAGGCGCCGAGGAAGCAGCTCGCCACTAAGGCTGCCCGCAAGAGCGCCCCGGCTACTGGCGGTGTGAAGAAACCTCACCGTTACAGGCCAGGTACCGTGGCTCTGCGTGAAATCCGCCGTTATCAGAAGTCCACTGAGCTGCTCATCCGCAAGCTGCCCTTCCAGCGCCTGGTTAGAGAGATCGCTCAGGACTTTAAGACCGATCTGCGCTTCCAGAGTTCTGCCGTCATGGCTCTGCAGGAGGCCAGTGAGGCTTACCTGGTCGGTCTGTTCGAGGACACCAACCTGTGCGCCATCCATGCCAAGAGGGTGACCATCATGCCTAAGGACATCCAGCTGGCCCGCCGTATTCGCGGAGAGCGTGCTTAA
- the LOC134328424 gene encoding histone H2B-like, protein MGLFKNPKAATKKGSKKTVTKTAGKGGKKRRKARKESYAIYVYKVLKQVHPDTGISSKAMGIMNSFVNDIFERIAGESSRLAHYNKRSTITSREIQTAVRLLLPGELAKHAVSEGTKAVTKYTSSK, encoded by the exons ATGGG tttatttaaaaacccGAAGGCCGCGACCAAGAAGGGCTCCAAGAAAACCGTCACCAAGACCGCCGGCAAAGGAGGCAAGAAGCGCAGAAAGGCCAGGAAGGAGAGCTACGCTATCTACGTGTACAAGGTCCTGAAACAGGTCCACCCTGATACCGGGATCTCCTCCAAGGCTATGGGCATCATGAACTCCTTCGTCAACGACATTTTCGAGCGTATCGCTGGTGAGTCCTCTCGTCTGGCTCACTACAACAAGCGCTCCACCATTACCTCCAGGGAGATCCAGACCGCCGTGCGCCTGCTGCTTCCCGGTGAGCTGGCCAAGCACGCCGTGTCCGAGGGTACCAAGGCCGTCACCAAGTACACCAGCTCCAAGTAA
- the LOC134328993 gene encoding histone H2A-like: MSGRGKTGGKARAKAKTRSSRAGLQFPVGRVHRLLRKGNYAHRVGAGAPVYLAAVLEYLTAEILELVGNAARDNKKSRIIPRHLQLAVRNDEELNRLLGGVTIAQGGVLPNIQAVLLPKKTEKAAKAK; this comes from the coding sequence ATGAGTGGTCGAGGGAAGACCGGTGGTAAAGCCAGAGCTAAGGCCAAGACTCGTTCATCCCGTGCCGGTCTTCAGTTCCCCGTGGGCCGTGTTCACAGACTGCTACGTAAGGGCAATTACGCCCAccgtgtgggagctggtgctcctgtctacttggctgccgtgctggagtatctgaccgctgagatcctcgagttggttggtaacgccgccagagataacaagaagtctcgtatcatccctcgtcatctgcagttggccgtgcgtaacgacgaggagttgaacagactgcttggaggtgtaaccatcgctcagggcggtgtgctgcctaacatccaggctgttctgttacccaagaagaccgagaaagcagccaaggccaagtaa
- the LOC134329059 gene encoding histone H4, translating into MSGRGKGGKGLGKGGAKRHRKVLRDNIQGITKPAIRRLARRGGVKRISGLIYEETRGVLKVFLENVIRDAVTYTEHAKRKTVTAMDVVYALKRQGRTLYGFGG; encoded by the coding sequence AAAGGCGGCAAAGGTCTTGGAAAAGGAGGCGCTAAGCGTCACCGCAAAGTTCTCCGTGATaacatccagggtattactaaacccgccatccgccgtttggctcgccgtggcggtgtgaagcgtatttccggcttgatctacgaggagacccgcggtgtgctcaaggttttccttgagaacgtcatccgtgatgccgtcacctacaccgagcacgccaagagaaagaccgtcaccgcaatggacgtggtgtacgctctgaaacgccagggacgcaccctgtacggattcgggggttaa
- the LOC134328840 gene encoding histone H1-like: protein MVEEAPAPASSAPAKAPKKKTAAKPKKAGPSVGELIVKAVSASKERSGVSLAALKKALSAGGYDVEKNNSRVKLTVKSLVTKDILVQTKGTGASGSFKLNKKQTEEKKPAAKKAAAPKVKKAAKKPAAAKKPKKVTAKKPAAKKSPKKVKKPAAAAKKATKSPKKAKKPATPKKAAKSPKKAKAAKPKTAKPKASKAKKAAPKKK, encoded by the coding sequence atggtagaagaagctccagcaccggccagctcggcccccgccaaggctcctaaaaagaagaccgcggccaaacccaagaaagcgggtcccagcgtcggcgagctgatcgtcaaagctgtttccgcttccaaggagaggagcggcgtgtccctggccgccctgaagaaagctctgtctgcaggtggatacgacgtggagaagaacaactcccgcgtcaaactcaccgtcaaaagcctggtgaccaaggacatcctggtgcagaccaagggcaccggcgcctcaggctctttcaagctcaacaagaagCAGACCGAGGAGAAGAAGCCCGCGGCCAAAAAAGCCGCCGctcctaaagtgaaaaaggCCGCAAAGAAACCCGCCGCTGCAAAGAAGCCCAAGAAGGTAACAGCCAAGAAGCCCGCAGCTAAGAAGTCCCCCAAGAAGGTCAAGAAACCCGCTGCTGCCGCTAAGAAAGCCACCAAGAGCCCCAAGAAGGCTAAGAAGCCGGCGACCCCCAAGAAGGCAGCCAAAAGTCCTAAAAAAGCCAAGGCAGCCAAACCCAAGACCGCTAAGCCCAAAGCGTCCAAGGCCAAAAAAGCTGCCCCCAAGAAGAAGTAA
- the LOC134328852 gene encoding histone H1-like yields the protein MVEEAPAPARSAPAKAPKKKTAAKPKKAGPSVGELIVKAVSASKERSGVSLAALKKALSAGGYDVEKNNSRVKLAIKSLVTKGTLVQTKGTGASGSFKLNKKQTEVKKPAAKKAAAPKVKKAAKKPAAAKKPKKVTAKKPAAKKSPKKVKKPAAVAKKTTKSPKKAKKPATPKKAAKSPKKAKAAKPKTAKHKAAKAKKAAPKKK from the coding sequence atggtagaagaagctccagcaccggccaggtcggcccccgccaaggctcctaaaaagaagaccgcggccaaacccaagaaagcgggtcccagcgtcggcgagctgatcgtcaaagctgtttccgcttccaaggagaggagcggcgtgtccctggccgccctgaagaaagctctgtctgcaggtggatacgacgtggagaagaacaactcccgcgtcaaactcgccatcaaaagcctggtgaccaagggcaccctggtgcagaccaagggcaccggcgcctcaggctctttcaagctcaacaagaagCAGACCGAGGTGAAGAAGCCCGCGGCCAAAAAAGCCGCCGctcctaaagtgaaaaaggCCGCAAAGAAACCCGCCGCTGCAAAGAAGCCCAAGAAGGTAACAGCCAAGAAGCCCGCCGCTAAGAAGTCCCCCAAGAAGGTCAAGAAACCCGCTGCTGTCGCTAAGAAAACCACCAAGAGCCCCAAGAAGGCTAAGAAGCCGGCGACCCCCAAGAAGGCAGCCAAGAGTCCTAAAAAAGCCAAGGCAGCCAAACCCAAGACCGCTAAGCACAAAGCGGCCAAGGCCAAAAAAGCTGCCCCCAAGAAGAAGTGa
- the LOC134328945 gene encoding histone H3, giving the protein MARTKQTARKSTGGKAPRKQLATKAARKSAPATGGVKKPHRYRPGTVALREIRRYQKSTELLIRKLPFQRLVREIAQDFKTDLRFQSSAVMALQEASEAYLVGLFEDTNLCAIHAKRVTIMPKDIQLARRIRGERA; this is encoded by the coding sequence ATGGCAAGAACCAAGCAGACCGCTCGTAAATCCACCGGTGGTAAAGCGCCGAGGAAGCAGCTCGCCACTAAGGCTGCCCGCAAGAGCGCCCCGGCTACTGGCGGTGTGAAGAAACCTCACCGTTACAGGCCAGGTACCGTGGCTCTGCGTGAAATCCGCCGTTATCAGAAGTCCACTGAGCTGCTCATCCGCAAGCTGCCCTTCCAGCGCCTGGTTAGAGAGATCGCTCAGGACTTTAAGACCGATCTGCGCTTCCAGAGTTCTGCCGTCATGGCTCTGCAGGAGGCCAGTGAGGCTTACCTGGTCGGCCTGTTCGAGGACACCAACCTGTGCGCCATCCATGCCAAGAGGGTGACCATCATGCCTAAGGACATCCAGCTGGCCCGCCGTATTCGCGGAGAGCGTGCTTAA